In Odontesthes bonariensis isolate fOdoBon6 chromosome 6, fOdoBon6.hap1, whole genome shotgun sequence, one genomic interval encodes:
- the LOC142382985 gene encoding immediate early response gene 5-like protein, whose translation MECAFDAQNLISISLRKIQSSRTQRGGIKLHKNLLVTYVLRNARQFYMSKNLSQTQRTPPYEDVATVRERQEYLELTGSFTELSDDFYCNFTGVESDTWHCGAHQCNGQPAEVAHQDASACAMVSPSDSDLMVSEACWSCADKSSWELPIPNTQANQKTVLDLDTHVVTTVTNGYFLSDCCAQPKQPQGAQCYTRKRKIDTSYYIVDPEFYVPDFGPGPCKRMRTDDDSQSESEQLDSTNISNLISVLGSGGLSEIVSWQQTDLEQIFATQTISLKHTLLTGCGWTRAIEAF comes from the coding sequence ATGGAGTGTGCATTTGACGCACagaacctgatctccatttctttGAGGAAAATCCAAAGCTCCAGGACGCAGAGAGGAGGCATCAAGCTCCACAAGAACTTACTGGTAACGTACGTTCTAAGAAACGCCAGGCAGTTTTATATGAGCAAAAACTTGTCGCAGACGCAGAGGACACCTCCGTATGAGGATGTTGCGACAGTCCGTGAAAGGCAAGAATATCTTGAACTGACTGGGAGCTTCACGGAGTTGTCTGATGACTTCTACTGCAACTTTACCGGGGTTGAGTCAGACACTTGGCACTGCGGAGCGCACCAGTGCAACGGGCAGCCTGCGGAGGTGGCGCACCAAGACGCATCTGCCTGCGCAATGGTTTCACCAAGTGACTCTGACCTCATGGTTTCGGAAGCCTGTTGGAGCTGTGCAGACAAATCATCCTGGGAGTTACCAATCCCAAACACACAAGCCAACCAAAAGACTGTCCTGGACTTGGACACTCATGTGGTGACGACTGTCACAAACGGATACTTCCTCTCAGACTGTTGCGCGCAGCCAAAACAGCCGCAGGGCGCGCAGTGCTACACCAGAAAGCGAAAGATAGACACAAGTTATTATATTGTTGATCCAGAGTTTTATGTACCAGACTTTGGGCCAGGGCCGTGTAAAAGGATGAGGACTGACGATGATTCACAGTCGGAGTCGGAGCAGTTGGACAGCACAAACATATCCAACCTGATCTCTGTGTTGGGTTCAGGTGGACTATCTGAGATTGTGAGTTGGCAGCAGACGGACCTTGAGCAAATATTCGCCACTCAAACAATTAGTTTGAAACACACACTGTTAACAGGCTGTGGTTGGACCAGAGCAATCGAAGCATTTTGA